CGACTCGAATCCAATATCTAAGAATTGCTCCTTCTCATCCTTCTATTGCAGAAGTCGACGTAATGCTTTCCGGAAAGATAAATGGTTTTTTTCAACTTAGGGATTCCCTAGAATCAATCAAAGACGATTTCGACTATGTGATCGTAGATTGTCCGCCGAGTCTTTCTATGATCACTCTCAATGCTTTTGTAGCCTCTACGGGTTTGCTTGTTCCATTACAAGTTTCTAAATTTTCCCTTGATGGAATCGAAGCCATTTTAGAAGCACATAAGAATACCGTAAAACGATTCAATCCTTCTCTAAAAGTTTTAGGAGCCGTTTTAACTATGTTCAATCCTAGAACCACACTTTCTCAAACTCTCGAACCGATGATTGAACCCTACTTAAAATTATTTTCATCCAGAATTCCACCTTCAGTCAGCGTAGAAGAAGCCCATATGATGAAACAGACCTTATTCGAATATCAACCGAAAGGTAAAGCGGCAAAATCTTATCAAAGTTTTGTGGAAGAGGTTTTAGAGCTTGGCTAAAAAGGATCTTCTCAAACAAGCGGCGGGGGCGCACGTCCGAAAGACGTTAGGCGGAGAAACCGAAGAGCCAATCCCTTTCAATCAAAAAGAAATTTCTACATTGGAAACTCCGAAAGAAACGTTGAAAGAAGAATCCGAAAATCAAAAACAAACAACTGCAAAAAATGAAATCGATTCTCCCTTCAAAACCTATAACCAAGAAACAAAAGAATCTCTTTCAATTCAGAATTCATCCTC
The nucleotide sequence above comes from Leptospira kirschneri serovar Cynopteri str. 3522 CT. Encoded proteins:
- a CDS encoding ParA family protein; the protein is MKQILCIANQKGGVGKTTTAVHLAFGLALKKERVILLDLDAQGNATSVFIEENSHSLHTEEGREKSLYKIFRDGGDLREVLIPTRIQYLRIAPSHPSIAEVDVMLSGKINGFFQLRDSLESIKDDFDYVIVDCPPSLSMITLNAFVASTGLLVPLQVSKFSLDGIEAILEAHKNTVKRFNPSLKVLGAVLTMFNPRTTLSQTLEPMIEPYLKLFSSRIPPSVSVEEAHMMKQTLFEYQPKGKAAKSYQSFVEEVLELG